The following proteins are encoded in a genomic region of Arachis ipaensis cultivar K30076 chromosome B02, Araip1.1, whole genome shotgun sequence:
- the LOC107625956 gene encoding geraniol 8-hydroxylase isoform X2, with the protein MMIMEYLALLIISFVSISIIIHHIFFKSKLGIRAHKSTKFPPGPKPLPIIGNILELGTQPHQALAKLSQTYGPIMTLKLGTITTIVISSPMLAKQILQKYDQIFSYRTIPDTVKALDHHMYSVGWLPPSTQWRILRRVCATKVFSPLKLDSTEVLRQKKLRELMDFVKVKSEKGEVLNFSEICFTTVLNFISNAFFSMDLAHYDSSKTQEFKDIIWGIGEESGRPNVVDFFPFLRFLDPQGARARMTKYTEKLIAFVDGLIEERLNLKALEMETTNKRGKDVLDSVLEVMLEDNSQVTRLHVVHLFLILFMAGVDSTSMTIEWAMTELLRNPEKLEKLRKELHCVLGKDEQNLEQIEESHISKLPFLRAVVKETLRLHPPAPLLAPHKALEDVEIAGFMIPKNAQILVNVWAMGKDSSIWEHQNEFMPERFLDSKIDIHGHDFELIPFGAGRRICPGLPLGYRSVHIALATLLNGYDWKLANGQKSKDLDMSEKFGLTLHKAQPLQAIPIKSQQ; encoded by the exons ATGATGATCATGGAGTATCTAGCACTACTTATAATTTCTTTTGTGTCCATAAGCATTATTATCCATCACATTTTTTTCAAATCCAAATTAGGCATCAGAGCACATAAATCAACCAAATTCCCACCAGGACCTAAACCTTTACCAATCATAGGAAACATCTTAGAACTTGGTACCCAACCTCACCAAGCACTTGCTAAGCTTTCTCAAACATATGGACCAATAATGACTCTTAAGCTTGGTACCATAACCACCATAGTTATCTCATCTCCTATGTTAGCCAAACAAATTCTCCAAAAATATGACCAAATTTTTTCTTATAGAACAATTCCGGATACCGTTAAAGCACTTGATCACCATATGTATTCAGTGGGATGGTTGCCACCTTCAACTCAATGGAGGATCCTTAGACGAGTTTGTGCTACGAAAGTGTTCTCTCCACTAAAACTTGATTCTACAGAAGTTCTTCGACAAAAGAAACTGCGAGAATTAATGGATTTTGTgaaagtaaaaagtgaaaaaGGCGAAGTTTTGAATTTCAGTGAGATTTGTTTTACAACCGTACTTAATTTTATATCTAACGCTTTCTTTTCTATGGATTTGGCTCATTACGACTCTTCTAAGACTCAAGAATTCAAGGATATAATTTGGGGCATTGGGGAAGAATCAGGAAGGCCTAATGTGGTGGATTTCTTCCCATTCCTTAGATTCCTTGATCCACAAGGTGCACGTGCAAGGATGACCAAGTATACTGAAAAGTTGATAGCTTTCGTTGATGGTCTTATAGAAGAAAGATTGAATTTAAAGGCTCTAGAAATGGAAACTACCAATAAAAGAGGCAAAGATGTGTTAGATTCTGTTTTGGAAGTTATGTTGGAAGACAATTCTCAAGTGACTCGTCTCCATGTTGTGCATCTCTTTCTG ATTTTATTTATGGCTGGAGTAGACTCAACATCAATGACCATAGAATGGGCAATGACAGAGTTATTACGTAATCCAGAAAAATTGGAAAAACTTAGAAAAGAGCTTCATTGTGTTCTTGGCAAAGATGAACAAAATCTTGAACAAATTGAAGAATCACATATCTCAAAGCTTCCTTTTCTAAGAGCAGTGGTTAAAGAAACTTTGCGCTTACATCCACCTGCCCCATTATTAGCACCACACAAGGCACTCGAAGATGTTGAGATAGCTGGATTCATGATTCCCAAGAATGCACAAATTTTGGTTAATGTATGGGCCATGGGAAAAGATTCAAGTATTTGGGAACATCAAAATGAATTCATGCCCGAAAGATTTTTAGATAGTAAAATTGATATTCATGGACATGATTTTGAATTAATTCCATTTGGTGCTGGAAGAAGGATATGCCCTGGATTGCCATTGGGTTATAGAAGTGTGCATATTGCGTTGGCCACTCTTCTAAATGGCTATGATTGGAAGCTAGCAAATGGACAAAAATCAAAAGATTTGGATATGTCTGAGAAATTTGGACTTACTTTGCATAAGGCCCAACCTCTCCAAGCCATTCCCATAAAATCACAACAATAA
- the LOC107627826 gene encoding uncharacterized protein LOC107627826, protein MEIFPAHLRDLWNKWELRVLVLLSLTWQVLLIIFGSRRKYASGSFISALVWFTYLSADWLATVSLGNLANSQGAISNAVALQALWAPFLLLHLGGPDTITAYALEDNTLWLRHFLGLLVQVGVAFYVYLRSWSTSPLTFIAIPVFISGLIKYSQRTWVLRFASPAQFEDSLISVPTLQAQAQAMDFTPHHDSDELEFLHKGYSLFPILKRLYANLSLRFAEGRRSHSLIVKKIEDNNVQQQSHFAFKVVEVQLGFLYDLLYTKAPVIYSLPGLIFRFFSVFSMVSALVAYLFFINSHNNYYSDIENLDYYVTLVLFVGAILLELYALVSLVFSDWTIRWLTSKNKSKSLLQSSIINWALCRHGQTRWAGKVSQQDLLSFCMKKRVATYFGIDFLFRICFGIELYWQRTWNPVENDLKELIFRNLLNKHKTLDKGLFDHNALKELLSFKSNVLGNHNFSKKIKWSIELEFDHCLLVWHVATSVYYYSTPEEKDRKMSKMLSDYMIYILLMRPFMLPKWIDRVSHVRDTFREAIKILQQGQFHVKNGADAARMLVQTHSYKVLDARGR, encoded by the exons ATGGAGATCTTCCCGGCACACCTCCGAGATCTGTGGAACAAATGGGAGCTCCGTGTGCTGGTTCTACTAAGCCTGACATGGCAGGTTCTTCTAATCATATTTGGCTCGAGAAGGAAATATGCGAGTGGCAGCTTCATCAGTGCCCTTGTTTGGTTTACATACTTATCAGCAGACTGGTTAGCCACTGTTTCGCTTGGGAACCTTGCCAACAGCCAAGGTGCTATCTCAAACGCCGTCGCTCTGCAAGCGCTGTGGGCCCCTTTTCTTCTCTTGCATCTTGGTGGCCCTGACACAATCACTGCTTATGCCTTGGAAGACAACACATTATGGTTAAGGCACTTTCTTGGTCTGCTAGTCCAAGTTGGAGTGGCCTTCTACGTCTACTTAAGATCTTGGAGTACCTCACCTCTAACCTTCATAGCCATACCGGTCTTCATCTCCGGACTTATAAAGTACTCACAGCGCACTTGGGTTCTCAGATTCGCTAGCCCTGCCCAATTCGAAGACTCTCTTATCTCAGTTCCAACTCTGCAGGCCCAGGCCCAGGCCATGGATTTCACACCACATCATGATTCTGATGAGCTAGAATTCCTTCACAAAGGATACTCTTTGTTTCCCATTCTCAAGCGTTTATATGCGAATCTAAGTCTACGGTTCGCAGAAGGTCGACGAAGCCATTCCTTAATAGTGAAGAAGATCGAGGACAATAATGTACAACAACAGAGTCATTTTGCCTTTAAAGTGGTTGAGGTCCAGCTGGGATTCCTTTATGACTTATTGTACACCAAGGCACCTGTAATTTACTCTTTACCAGGCCTTATTTTCCGTTTTTTCAGTGTTTTCTCTATGGTATCTGCTCTAGTGGCATATCTGTTCTTTATTAACTCTCATAATAACTATTATTCTGATATTGAGAATCTTGACTActatgtaacacttgttttgttTGTTGGGGCTATTCTGCTTGAGCTTTATGCGCTTGTTTCACTTGTTTTTTCTGACTGGACTATCCGTTGGCTAACCAGTAAGAACAAAAGCAAAAGCCTACTGCAGAGCTCCATAATAAACTGGGCTTTGTGTCGTCATGGTCAAACGAGGTGGGCAGGAAAAGTGAGTCAACAGGATTTGCTGAGCTTTTGCATGAAGAAGAGGGTAGCAACATATTTTGGAATTGACTTTCTTTTCAGAATCTGCTTTGGCATTGAATTGTACTGGCAAAGGACTTGGAATCCTGTAGAAAATGATTTGAAGGAGTTGATTTTTAGAAATCTTCTAAACAAACACAAGACTCTTGATAAAGGGTTATTCGATCACAATGCTCTCAAGGAATTGCTTTCATTTAAAAGTAATGTGCTCGGAAACCATAACTTCTCCAAAAAGATCAAATGGAGCATAGAACTTGAATTTGATCACTGTCTCCTTGTTTGGCATGTGGCAACTAGTGTTTACTACTATTCTACTCCAGAGGAGAAAGATCGCAAAATGAGCAAAATGCTTTCAGATTACATGATATATATTCTTCTCATGCGTCCATTCATGCTGCCTAAATGGATTGACAGGGTTTCGCATGTTCGGGATACCTTCAGGGAAGCCATAAAGATATTGCAGCAGGGACAGTTTCATGTAAAGAATGGTGCGGATGCTGCAAGGATGCTGGTTCAAACGCACAG TTACAAAGTCTTGGATGCTCGTGGAAGATGA
- the LOC107625956 gene encoding geraniol 8-hydroxylase isoform X1 — translation MMIMEYLALLIISFVSISIIIHHIFFKSKLGIRAPKLTKFPPGPKPLPIIGNILELGTQPHQALAKLSQTYGPIMTLKLGTITTIVISSPMLAKQILQKYDQIFSYRTIPDTVKALDHHMYSVGWLPPSTQWRILRRVCATKVFSPLKLDSTEVLRQKKLRELMDFVKVKSEKGEVLNFSEICFTTVLNFISNAFFSMDLAHYDSSKTQEFKDIIWGIGEESGRPNVVDFFPFLRFLDPQGARARMTKYTEKLIAFVDGLIEERLNLKALEMETTNKRGKDVLDSVLEVMLEDNSQVTRLHVVHLFLILFMAGVDSTSMTIEWAMTELLRNPEKLEKLRKELHCVLGKDEQNLEQIEESHISKLPFLRAVVKETLRLHPPAPLLAPHKALEDVEIAGFMIPKNAQILVNVWAMGKDSSIWEHQNEFMPERFLDSKIDIHGHDFELIPFGAGRRICPGLPLGYRSVHIALATLLNGYDWKLANGQKSKDLDMSEKFGLTLHKAQPLQAIPIKSQQ, via the exons ATGATGATCATGGAGTATCTAGCACTACTTATAATTTCTTTTGTGTCCATAAGCATTATTATCCATCACATTTTTTTCAAATCCAAATTAGGCATCAGAGCACCTAAATTAACCAAATTCCCACCAGGACCTAAACCTTTACCAATCATAGGAAACATCTTAGAACTTGGTACCCAACCTCACCAAGCACTTGCTAAGCTTTCTCAAACATATGGACCAATAATGACTCTTAAGCTTGGTACCATAACCACCATAGTTATCTCATCTCCTATGTTAGCCAAACAAATTCTCCAAAAATATGACCAAATTTTTTCTTATAGAACAATTCCGGATACCGTTAAAGCACTTGATCACCATATGTATTCAGTGGGATGGTTGCCACCTTCAACTCAATGGAGGATCCTTAGACGAGTTTGTGCTACGAAAGTGTTCTCTCCACTAAAACTTGATTCTACAGAAGTTCTTCGACAAAAGAAACTGCGAGAATTAATGGATTTTGTgaaagtaaaaagtgaaaaaGGCGAAGTTTTGAATTTCAGTGAGATTTGTTTTACAACCGTACTTAATTTTATATCTAACGCTTTCTTTTCTATGGATTTGGCTCATTACGACTCTTCTAAGACTCAAGAATTCAAGGATATAATTTGGGGCATTGGGGAAGAATCAGGAAGGCCTAATGTGGTGGATTTCTTCCCATTCCTTAGATTCCTTGATCCACAAGGTGCACGTGCAAGGATGACCAAGTATACTGAAAAGTTGATAGCTTTCGTTGATGGTCTTATAGAAGAAAGATTGAATTTAAAGGCTCTAGAAATGGAAACTACCAATAAAAGAGGCAAAGATGTGTTAGATTCTGTTTTGGAAGTTATGTTGGAAGACAATTCTCAAGTGACTCGTCTCCATGTTGTGCATCTCTTTCTG ATTTTATTTATGGCTGGAGTAGACTCAACATCAATGACCATAGAATGGGCAATGACAGAGTTATTACGTAATCCAGAAAAATTGGAAAAACTTAGAAAAGAGCTTCATTGTGTTCTTGGCAAAGATGAACAAAATCTTGAACAAATTGAAGAATCACATATCTCAAAGCTTCCTTTTCTAAGAGCAGTGGTTAAAGAAACTTTGCGCTTACATCCACCTGCCCCATTATTAGCACCACACAAGGCACTCGAAGATGTTGAGATAGCTGGATTCATGATTCCCAAGAATGCACAAATTTTGGTTAATGTATGGGCCATGGGAAAAGATTCAAGTATTTGGGAACATCAAAATGAATTCATGCCCGAAAGATTTTTAGATAGTAAAATTGATATTCATGGACATGATTTTGAATTAATTCCATTTGGTGCTGGAAGAAGGATATGCCCTGGATTGCCATTGGGTTATAGAAGTGTGCATATTGCGTTGGCCACTCTTCTAAATGGCTATGATTGGAAGCTAGCAAATGGACAAAAATCAAAAGATTTGGATATGTCTGAGAAATTTGGACTTACTTTGCATAAGGCCCAACCTCTCCAAGCCATTCCCATAAAATCACAACAATAA